The genomic interval TGGCCGCAGCGGATTCGCGCCTGGTGGGCATCACCCCCGCGATGCGCGAGGGCTCGGGCATGGTGAAATTCTCCGAGGATTTCCCCGCGCGCTATTTCGATGTCGGGATCGCCGAGCAGCACGCCGTGACTTTCGCCGCCGGGCTGGCCTGCGAAGGGCTGAAGCCGGTGGTGGCGATTTATTCTACTTTCCTGCAGCGCGCCTACGACCAGCTGGTTCACGATGTGGCGCTGCAGAACCTGCCCGTTCTCTTCGCCATCGACCGCGCCGGGCTGGTGGGGGCGGATGGCCCGACCCATGCCGGCAGCTTCGACCTTTCATTTTTGCGCTGCATCCCCAATATGGTGGTGATGGCGCCGAGCGACGAAAACGAATGCCGCCAGATGCTCTACACCGCTTTTCAGCTCGATCAGCCCACTGCGGTGCGCTACCCGCGCGGCAGCGGCGACGGCGTGGCAATTGCCGAGGAAATGACCGCCCTGCCGGTGGGGCGGGGCGAGATGCGCCGTCAGGGCGAGAAAATCGCCATCCTGGCGTTCGGCAGCATGCTGACGCCGGCGCTGCAGGCGGCCGAAGAACTGAACGCCAGCGTGGCCAACATGCGCTTCGTCAAGCCGCTGGACGATGCGCTGGTCAAGGAGCTCGCGGCCAGCCATCGGCTGCTGGTGACGGTCGAGGAAAACGCCGTCATGGGCGGAGCCGGCAGCGCAGTGGCCGAGAGCCTGGACCAGCAGGGGATTACCATTTCCTTGTTGCAGCTCGGCTTGCCCGACCAGTTCGTCGAACAGGGCGATCACGCCGTATTGCTGAAGATGTGCGGCCTCGACAAGGATGGACTGGTGCGATCCATCAGAAAATTATTACCCGAGTAGTTTACTCGGATATTGGAAGCGGTTATACTGGCGCAACTCAACCAGCCGATGTTAAGGAATTGAATTCATGAGCAACTGCACTGTCCCCTGTGACGGAACCACCGCCGCCTGCGAGATCGAGGACGTTCAAGCCAGGCACGATACCCGCCAGCTGGCGATCGACAAGGTGGGCATCAAGTCCATCCGCCACCCGATCAAGGTGGCCGACAAGAGCGAGGGCGTTCAGCACACCGTAGCCGTGTTCAACATGTACGTGCATCTGCCCCACAACTTCAAGGGCACCCACATGTCGCGTTTCGTCGAAATCCTCAACGGATACGAGCGTGAGATTTCGGTGGAAAACTTCGAAACTATGCTGCGCGAAATGGTCGTGCGCCTGGAAGCCGAATCCGGCCACGTGGAAATGTCTTTCCCCTATTTCATCAACAAGAAGGCGCCGATTTCAGGCGTGCAGAGCCTGCTGGACTACGAAGTGACCTTCATCGGCGAAATCGACAAGGGCCAGTATCGCCAGACCATGAAAGTCATCGTCCCGGTCACCAGCCTGTGCCCTTGCTCGAAGAAGATTTCCGATTACGGCGCACACAACCAGCGCTCCCACGTCACGGTGACGGCGCGCACCAACGAAATGGTGTGGATCGAGGATATCGTGCGCATGGTGGAGGAACAGGCTTCATGCGAACTGTTCGGCCTGCTCAAGCGGCCCGACGAGAAATATGTCACCGAACGTGCCTACGACAACCCGAAGTTCGTCGAAGACATGGTGCGCGACGTGGCGGCGGTGTTCAACGCCGACAAGCGCATCGATGCCTACATCGTCGAATCGGAGAACTTCGAGTCGATTCATAACCACTCCGCCTACGCCCTCATCGAAAAGGACAAGACCGCGGTCTGAGTGGGCGCTGAGGTTAATAGCGTTTGGTCAGTACCATGCTGTCTCCCTCGCGTTTCATGTTGACGCGGTTGAGGAAGCTCATGCCGAGCAACACCACCGGCATGGGGCTTTCATGCACCGAGGCCGACACGCCGTTGAGGCTGATGTCGCCTACTTTTACGTTATTCAGACTGATACGGTAGACCGGTACGATCCCGTTGGCGGTCGAGGAATAGCCGCGTTCCCCGTTCTGGTATGAAAGACCGAGGCGCTTGGCTTCGGCGCTGCTCATGGCAATCGTCGTGGCGCCGGTGTCCACGAGAAAGCGCGTGGAATTACCGTTGATGCTGCCCGTAGTGATGAAATGTCCCTGGGAATCTGCGGTCAGGATCACCTTGGCCGCTCCCCCGGATTCCTGCGCGCCTCCCGTCGAGGTGCCTTGTCCCAGTCCCAGCGTCATCCGCTTGCCGTCAACCTCCAGTATCGCCTGATTCGAATTCGCACCGATCAGCTTCACGCCTTCCGGTGTTTTTTCGCCCACCCTGAGCAGTTTCTGCGTCCCGCCGTTGATGGTGACCAGCGCTCTGTCGCTGAACAGGCCGGCTACGCTGATATCGGTGGCGAAGGAGGTGGCCGGGAATAGCAGCACGCCGACGAGAGTCAGGCTAGAATAAATCTTTTGCACGAATTAGGAGCCTCAGAAATGAAACCGGTTGCGATTTTTCGCCACGCTCGGAGCGAAGGTCCGGGCTATTTTGCCACATTCCTGAGCGAAAGAAATATTCCATGGGTCCTGATCAAAATAGACGAGGGTGCGCACCCACCTCAGGACGTGAATGCATTTTCCGGCCTGGTGTTCATGGGTGGCCCGATGAGTGTAAACGACGATCTGCCCTGGATACCTCCTGTTCTGGAACTGATCCGTCAGGCCGTGGCTGGCGGTATTCCTGTGTTAGGACACTGTCTTGGCGGGCAGTTGATGGCCAAGGCGTTGGGTGGCGTGGTGTCGGTCAATCCAATCAAGGAGATCGGGTGGGGCGAGGTGAACGCAGCAAGCAACCCGGTCGCCGAGGCGTGGCTTGGGGAAGTCAAAGGGTTCGAAGCTTTTCACTGGCACGGCGAGACATTTTCCATTCCGCCCGATGCTACCATCATCTTGGCGAACGCCAATTGTGCCCACCAGGGGTTTGCCCAGGACAAGCACCTGGCGCTGCAATGTCACGTCGAAATGACGGAGGAGATGGTAAAGGAATGGTGCGATGTCGGTGCGACCGAGGTGCAGTCATCTCTGAGCAGTCCTGCCGTGCAGTCCGCCGAGGAAATAGTGCGATGTTTGCCGGAGCGTATCCAGAAACTCAACGTAAACGCGTCTGCCATCTATAGCCGCTGGATACAGGGGCTGAAACATCACTGATCGGCCGATTTTGACTGTGTGCGTATTGTAATTGTTCGCAATAAGGCGATTGTGCAATAATTTACCTTTTCTCCCGAATTTTTTGCAATGATCGCACTAACGCTGTATGAGAAGTTGTGGCAGTCCCACGTGGTGCACACCGAACCGGATGGCACCGCGCTGCTTTATATCGACCGCCATCTGCTGCATGAGGTGACCAGTCCGCAGGCCTTCGAAGGTCTGCGCCTGGCGGGCCGCAAGCCGTGGCGCTTGTCCGCCAACCTCGCGGTGGCGGACCATAACGTTCCGACCACCGACCGCAAGAGCGGAATCGCCGACCCGGTTTCGCGTCTTCAGGTGGATACGCTCGACCAGAATTGCGAGGCATTCGGCATCACCGAATTCAAAATGAACGATGTGCGTCAGGGTATCGTCCACGTCATCGGCCCCGAGCAGGGCGCCACGCTGCCGGGCATGACCGTGGTGTGCGGCGATTCCCACACCAGTACCCATGGCGCTTTTGCGGCGCTGGCGCACGGCATCGGCACCTCCGAAGTGGAACACGTGCTGGCCACGCAATGCCTGCTGCAAAAGAAATCGAAGACCATGCTGGTCAAGGTGGGCGGCGCGCTCGCCAAGGGTGTGACGGCCAAGGACATCGCCCTGGCGGTGATCGGCAGGATCGGTACCGCCGGCGGCAACGGCTACGCCATCGAATTCGCCGGCACGACGATACGCGCGCTTTCCATGGAAGGCCGCATGACGCTGTGCAACATGGCGATCGAGGCCGGCGCCCGTGCCGGCATGGTGGCGGCGGACGACACCACCATCAATTACGTCAAGGGCCGTCCTTTCGCGCCCACGGGTGAGCAGTGGGACAAGGCCGTGGCTTACTGGCGCACATTGCACAGCGACGAAGGCGCCCACTTCGACAAGCTAGTGGAGATCGACGGCTCGGCGATCAAACCCCAGGTAACCTGGGGCACTTCGCCGGAAATGGTGGCGACGATAGACGATTGCGTGCCCGACCCTGCCCGCGAGGCCGACCCGGTCAAGCGGGGCGGCATGGAGCGGGCACTGGCCTACATGGGCTTGCAGGCCAATACGCCGATCGACCAGATTGCGGTGGACAAGGTCTTCATCGGTTCCTGCACTAATTCCCGCATTGAAGACTTGCGCGCTGCGGCGGCGGTCGCCAAGGGGCGGCATGTCGCTCCCAACATCAAGTTGGCGTTGGTGGTTCCTGGTTCCGGCTTGGTGAAGAAGCAGGCGGAGCAGGAAGGCCTGGACCGGATTTTCCGCGAGGCCGGTTTCGAATGGCGCGACCCGGGTTGTTCCATGTGTCTGGCGATGAATGCCGACCGCCTGGAGCCGGGCGAGCGCTGCGCTTCCACCTCCAACCGCAATTTCGAGGGGCGGCAGGGACCGGGTGGACGCACCCATCTGGTGAGCCCGGAAATGGCCGCGGCAGCCGCGATTGCAGGGCATTTCACGGATGTGCGTAAATTGGGCGGCCGGTGATTATCATGCGTACTCTGAAAATATTTCTAGTGACTTTGGGTTTGCTGTTATTGGCAGCCTGCAATACGGTTCAAGGCGTGGGCAAGAGCACGGCCAACCTGGGCAACAAGATCGAGCACAAAGGCGAAGAAAAGAATAGTCCCGTGCTGAAGGGGGTAGGGAAGGACATGTCCGTAGTGGGTGAAAAGATCGAGCAATCTGCTGAAGGAAAAAAATAAGAAAAAATGGAAAAATTTACCCACCTGAATGGCCTCGTGGCACCCTTGGATCGTGCCAATGTGGATACCGATGCCATCATTCCGAAGCAATTCCTGAAATCCATCAAGCGCAGCGGCTTCGGTCCCAACGCGTTCGACGAATGGCGCTATCTCGACCACGGTGAGCCGGGCATGGACAATTCCGTGCGTCCGCTCAACCCTGATTTCGTCCTTAACCAGGCACGTTACCAGGGCGCGCAAATTCTCCTCGCGCGCGAAAATTTCGGTTGCGGGTCGAGCCGGGAGCATGCCCCCTGGGCGCTGCTGGACTATGGCTTCCGCGCCATCATCGCCCCTAGTTTTGCCGATATCTTTTTCAACAACTGCTTCAAAAACGGCATCTTGCCGATCGTGCTGGATGCCGCCGACGTGGATCGACTGTTCAACGAGGTGGCGGCGCAGGAGGGCTATCGCCTGACGGTCGACCTGGAAGCGCAGACTGTCGCCACCCCCGGCGGACATGTTTTCAGCTTTGAAGTGGATAGCTTCCGCAAATACTGTCTGCTGCACGGCCTGGACGATATCGGCCTGACTTTGCAGCATGCCGAAAGGATAACTGCTTACGAAGAGCGGCGCCGCCAGTCGGAGCCGTGGGTGTTTGAATAAACGTGAGGCGTGAGGGTGAGGGGTGAGGCGTCAGCGCTTTTTCCCCTCACTCCTCACCCCTCACCCCTAACGGAATTTACCAATGAAAATCGCAGTCTTGCCCGGTGACGGCATCGGCCCGGAAATCGTGGCTCAAGCAGTAAAAGTACTAAAAGCGTTGGCCAGCGACGGTCTGAAGGTCGAGCTGGAACAGGCGCATATCGGCGGTGCGGGTTACGACGCGGCGGGCGATCCCTTGCCGGACGCCACCATGAAGCTGGCGCAGGATTCCGATGCCGTGTTGCTCGGCGCCGTGGGCGGCTGGCAATACGACACCCTGCCGCGGCCGATGCGCCCGGAGCAGGGTTTGCTGCGCATTCGCAAGGGCATGGGCGTGTTCGCCAATCTGCGTCCGGCGCTGCTCTATCCCGAACTGGCGAGCGCTTCCACGCTCAAGCCAGAAGTGGTGTCCGGCCTGGATATCATGATCGTGCGCGAGCTCACGGGGGATATTTATTTCGGCCAGCCGCGCGGCATCCAGGTTAATGATAAAGGCGAGCGCGAAGGCATCAATACCATGCGTTATTGCGAATCCGAAATCCGCCGCATCGCCAAGGTGGGCTACGAAATCGCCATGAAGCGCAGCCGCAAGCTGTGTTCCGTGGACAAGGCCAACGTGCTGGAAACCACGGAACTGTGGCGCGAGATCGTGACCGGCATGAACAAGGACTACCCCGAGGTCGAACTTTCGCACATGTACGTGGACAACGCCGCGATGCAACTGGTGCGCGCGCCCAAACAGTTCGACGTGATGATCACCGGCAACATCTTCGGCGATATTCTGTCCGACGAGGCTTCCATGCTGACGGGTTCCATTGGCATGCTGCCTTCGGCATCGCTGGACGCCAACAACAAGGGCTTGTACGAGCCGAGCCACGGCTCCGCGCCGGACATCGCCGGCAAGGATATCGCCAACCCGCTGGCGACCATTCTCTCGGTGGCGATGATGCTGCGCTATACCTTCAACAACGAGGAAGCGGCGGGTCGCATCGAAAATGCGGTGAAAAACGTGCTGGCCCAGGGCTATCGTACCGCGGATATCTATACCGAAGGCACGAGGAAGGCATCGTGCAGTGAAATGGGCGCCGCAGTCGTGGCGGCCCTGTAACGAATTTGACGAATCGAGGTTATTAAAATGATGCAAGTAGGTCTGGTTGGCTGGCGTGGCATGGTGGGTTCGGTGTTGATGCAGCGCATGCGCGAGGAGCGCGATTTCGACGTTATCGACCCGGTGTTCTTTACTACCTCCAACCCCGGCGGCAAGGGGCCGGACATCGGCAAGGACGTGCCGCCGCTCAAGGATGCGAAAGACATCAATGAACTAAAGGCGATGGACGCCATCATTTCCTGCCAGGGGGGAGACTACACCAAGGAAGTGTACGGTGAACTGCGTGCCGCCGGCTGGCAGGGCTACTGGATCGACGCCGCTTCCACGCTGCGCATGAAGGACGACGCCATCATCATCCTCGATCCGGTCAACCAGAACGTGATCAAGGACGGCCTGGCCAAGGGCATCAAGACCTACGTCGGCGGCAACTGCACCGTCAGCCTGATGCTGATGGCTATCGGCGGCCTGTTCGAGAAAGGGCTGGTCGAGTGGATCAGCCCCATGACCTACCAGGCAGCGTCCGGTGCCGGCGCGCGCAACATGCGCGAACTGATCCAGCAGATGGGCGCAGTCAACGGCGAGGTCAAGGGCTTGCTGGACGACCCCGCTTCGGCGATCCTGGAGATCGACAAAAAAGTGGCGGACTTCATCCGCTCGGACAAGTATCCTCTTGATGCATGGCCCGTGCCGCTGGCCGGCTCCCTGATTCCGTGGATCGACGTCCAGCTGGAATCCGGCCAGAGCAAGGAAGAATGGAAAGCGCAGGTGGAGTGCAACAAGATCCTGGGCCGCAGCGGCAACCAGGTTCCCATCGACGGTTTGTGCGTACGCGTCGGCGCCATGCGCTGCCACAGCCAGGCGCTGACCATCAAGATGACCAAGGATGTGCCGCTGGACGAAATTCACGGCATCATTGCCGCGCACAACGCCTGGGTCAAGGTCGTGCCGAACGACCGCGAGATCACCATGAAAGAGCTCACCCCGGCTGCAGTGACCGGAACGCTGACGGTGCCGGTAGGCCGCATGCGCAAGCTCACCATGGGACCGCAGTATTTGTCAGCCTTCACCGTGGGCGACCAGCTATTGTGGGGTGCGGCCGAGCCGCTGCGCCGCATGCTGCGTATGTTGGTTGAGTCTTGAAAACGGGTATTTTCGAAAAAATGCCCGTTGTTCCTGCGCTGGGTTTTATTGATTAATGTTGGTTAATAAATTCAGAAGGTGTTGTTTTTAAGTCGACTTTTTACCATACTTGACACACAAGTTTAGCTTGCATCACTAACTATATGATGTTAAGTTAAATACCCTAGCAAAAATATCATGAGGGTGGCATGGCGCGCGCATTCAAATTAAAACCATGGGTATATGCAGGCTTGTTAGCGCTGTCCCCGCTGGCTGCCGACGCAGCTGGGCTGGGCAAGCTGACTGTCACATCTGCACTGGGACAACCTTTGCGGGCAGAGATCGAGCTGGTGTCGGTCCAGAAAGACGAGCTGAGTTCCATCGCGGCGCGCCTCGCCTCTGCCGATGCATTCAAGGAAGCCAGCATCGAGCGCAGCGGTGCGCTGATGGACATCAAATTCAATGTCGATCAGAAAAAAGACGGCTCCCCGGTTCTCAAGCTCTCAACCGTTCAGCCGCTCAACGAGCCCTTCCTGGATATGTTGATCGAACTCAACTGGGCGGCTGGCCGCCTGTTGCGCGAATACACCGTACTGCTTGATCCGCCAGGGTACGCCGCCCCCCAGTCGGTGGCACCGGTGGCTGTGTCTACCGTCAAGTCAGCCGTGACCGCAGCGCCAGCACCACGCCAGGAATCCAGTCCAATACCGAGCGGAAAAGCGGCGGAAGCCAAGCCTGCAAATGCGCCCACACCGGCTACCCAGACTGCAGCACCTGAAAAGCAAAATGGTGAAATCAAGAGTTACGGTCCGGTCAAAAAGGGTGAAACCCTCAATGGAATCGCATCCCAGTTGAAACCAGAGGGCTACAACCTCGAACAAATGCTGGTGGCTTTGTATCAAAACAACAAAAATGCTTTTTCCGGCAATAACATGAACCGGCTCAAAGCTGGTCAGATACTGCGTGTCCCCGAGGAGCAGCAGCTTGCTTCCGTCAACCGTTCAGAAGCTTCCCACGAAGTTAAAGCCCATACGTCCGACTGGAATGCATACCGCCAAAAACTTGCAGCCGCGGTAACCGAGGCGCCAGCCCCCAAAGTAGAGGCGCCCAGGCAGGAAGCCAAGGGCAAGATCACCACAGCGGTGGAGGATAAAGCTGCGCTTCCGGCTCCATCAAAGGATGTACTCAAGGTAACCAAGGGCGAAGCGCCAGCCAATGCCAAAGACATGCAATCCTTGCAAAGCAAGGTGCAGTCTCTGCAGGAAGAAACCACTGCGCGGGAAAAATCGCTCAAGGAAGCCAACGATCGCATTGCGGCGCTGGAAAAGAACATCAAGGAAATGCAGCAGCTCATCGAGCTGAAGAACAAAAACCTGGCGGACTTGCAGAAACAAGCCACAGCCAAGCCGGAACCGGTGGCGCCACCCCCGCCCCCGCCTGTCGCTGCAACGGTCAAGCCTGCAGAGCCCGTTGCCAAGCCTGCAGAGCCGGTAACATCGCCTGTCGAACCACCCAAGCCGGTCGTCGAAAAGCCGGCTCAACCCAAGCCCGAAGTCAAGCCTCAGGCTGCACCCGGCCTGCTGGACAGCATTACCGGCAATCCGCTCTATCTTGCCGGGGCTGTCGGCGCGCTGGCGTTGCTGGGCGGGGGGGCGCTTATCGCTATCAACCGCCGGCGCAGAAAGAGTTTGTCGAGCTTTGAGGACAGTATTCTTACGGGTGGCGACCTCAAGGCCAACACGGTATTCGGTGAGACCGCCGGTGGCGTTGTGGACACCGGTGACACATCTTTCCTGACAGATTTCAGCCAGGCCGGACTAGGCACAATCGACACCAATGATGTCGACCCGATCGCAGAGGCCGAGGTTTACATGGCTTATGGGCGCGATGCTCAGGCTGAAGAAATTCTCAAGGAGGCGATGGTCAAGGATCCCAATCGTCATGAAATCCATTTGAAGCTGCTGGAAATCTATGCCGCACGCAAAAACCTGATTGCTTTCGAAACGCTTGCTGGTGAACTGTACGCAGCCATCGGCGGCCAATCCAGTCCGCTGTGGGATAAAGTGGCGGAAATGGGACGTGCGCTGGACCCCAATAACCCCCTCTACGGTAAGCAGGAAGGCGGCAGAGGCGTGGCCGAATCTGCTGCGGTGGCTGCGGTTGCCGCGGTAGCCGTCGATCTGGCCGCACCGACCCAGGGTTTGGTCGAAGAAGAGGTCGAGGCAGCAGCACCCGAGGAGGATTTGACTTCGGATCTTGATTTTGGATTGGACGAGGAGCCTGCCGCAGCAGCAGAAGTAGAAGAAGAAACGCATGTGACAGAAGCGGCCCCCGTAGAAATGCCAGTGGCCGAGCCCGGCGAGGAGGAATTCGGTGCACTTGAGTTCGATCTGGGATCGTTTGCAGAACAGCCCGCAGCAGTTTCTCCTGTCGCTGAAGAGAGCACGGCAAGCGAGGTTGAACCCGAGATGGAGTTCGATCTCGGTGAATTGACATCGCTTCAAACAGAAGTTCAACCTGAAGTTACTTTGCCGCCAGAAACAGAAACAGAAACAGAAGCAAATCAAGAGATTCCTGCTGAAGAAGTCGGTGGTATGGAGCTTGATCTGGATGCCCTGATGGCGCCATCCGAAGAGGTGCCTGCGACGGTTTCGGTGGCTCACACGGCAGAAGAAGAACTCAATCTGGACTTCTCGCTGGCGTTGCCGGAGAGTGAGTACGCGGAGAACATCGAAGCTGAAGCCACACCGGCCCAGGAAGAGGAGTCAATCGTTCTCGAATCAGCACCTGTTCAGGAAGAAGAGGCTCATCTGGATTTCGACTTCGATCTGGGTGAAGAGACAAAAGTTGTCACTCCGGAAGAGAAAATGCCTGCGGCAATGCCGGAACTCGACTTGTCCGGTATCAGCCTGGACATGGGCGAGCCGACCGAAGTGGCGGCTGCCTCCTTGGCGCCTTCTGGAGAGGAACTGGGCGATTCGACAGAAGCTGCAACCAAGCTGGATCTGGCGCGCGCCTATGTTGAAATGGGCGATACCGATGGGGCGAGGGAGATTCTGGAAGAAGTGCTGAAGGAAGGTAGTGCCCAGCAGCAGGGCGATGCCAAGCAATTGCTGGCATCCCTAGACGCGTAACGCGCAGCTCTCCAGCGAAGATGCCCTCCATGGCTGTGCCGTGGGGGGCTTTTCATTTCCCGAGTATGATTGATTTGTCGATTCACCCTACAACAAAAATCCTGCTCTGGCTGGTCTTCGCCATTGCCGTTCAGCGCTTTGATTTTGCCGTGCTCGCGCTGTTTAGCGTGATCGCCATCTTGTGGATGGCGCTGGCTGGAGGCTTATCCGAAGGGGTGCTAATGCTGCGCCGCGCACGCTGGTTGCTGCTGTCGCTGTTGCTGATTTATGCGTTTGCTACTCCCGGGGACCCGGTTTTGCCATTGCTGGGAGCCTTCAGTCCTTCGCTTCAAGGTTTGCGCGGCGGAGCGCTGCAGGCGTGGCGACTGGCGCTGTTGCTGGTTGCGCTTGCGCTTTTACTGCGTTCTTGTCCACGAGAGAACTTGTTGAGCGGCCTTTACGTGCTATTACGCCCATTTCGCAAGGTAGGTATGAATCCTGAGCGTGTTGCGGTGCGACTCTGGCTCACTTTGCACTATGCCGAGCAGCAAACCCGGCAGAAAATGCAAGCCTGGCGGGAAGAGCTGCGCAGCGCACTCGATCCTGCTCCGAATGTCGCGCTTCATGTTTCTCTCGAACTGCCTGCTTTTACCTGGCGCGATGCCATAGTGCTGGTGCTGGCAACGCTCTTGCTGGGATTGGCATTATGGTAAGAATCGCGTTGGGGCTGGAGTACGATGGCAGGCGTTTTTGCGGCTGGCAAAGCCAGTCTTCCGCTTGCGGTGTGCAGGATGCGCTGGAACAGGCATTGTCTGAAATCGCCGGCGAGCGTATCCGGGTTCACGCCGCAGGACGCACCGACACCGGGGTGCACGCGCTCGCTCAGGTGATCCATTTCGACACCTCGGCCATTCGGCCGGATGGCGCGTGGGTGCGCGGTACCAATGCCTTGCTGCCGGATAGCGTCAGCGTGCTGTGGGCGTGCCCGGTGGGGGAGGGGTTTCACGCGCGTTTTTCCGCGCAGGAACGGCGCTACCGTTACATTCTGCTCAACCACCCGGTCCGCCCCGGTTTGTTCAGCGGCAAAATCGGCTGGTTCCATGTGCCGCTCGACATCGAATTGATGCGCCAGGGTGCGGATTTTC from Sulfurimicrobium lacus carries:
- the truA gene encoding tRNA pseudouridine(38-40) synthase TruA, whose protein sequence is MVRIALGLEYDGRRFCGWQSQSSACGVQDALEQALSEIAGERIRVHAAGRTDTGVHALAQVIHFDTSAIRPDGAWVRGTNALLPDSVSVLWACPVGEGFHARFSAQERRYRYILLNHPVRPGLFSGKIGWFHVPLDIELMRQGADFLVGEHDFSAFRASGCQAKSPVKHLRELAITRQGDTLIFDLAANGFLHHMVRNIVGCLVYVGKKRYPPEWIGELLASADRTRAAPTFAPDGLYFSGVTYDPKWDLPRPSRVLHFEF